A portion of the Diprion similis isolate iyDipSimi1 chromosome 4, iyDipSimi1.1, whole genome shotgun sequence genome contains these proteins:
- the LOC124405408 gene encoding glutamate-gated chloride channel isoform X4 encodes MGREYSVQLTFREQWLDERLKFNDFGGRLKYLTLTEANRVWMPDLFFSNEKDGHFHNIIMPNVYIRIFPYGSVLYSIRISLTLSCPMDLKLYPLDRQICSLRMASYGWTTDDLVFLWKDGDPVQVVKNLHLPRFTLEKFLTDYCNSKTNTGEYSCLKVDLLFKREFSYYLIQIYIPCCMLVIVSWVSFWLDQSAVPARVSLGVTTLLTMATQTSGINASLPPVSYTKAIDVWTGVCLTFVFGALLEFALVNYASRSDMHRENMKKKFREMESASIDPGAEPEPDGATNFAMKPLVRHEGDAISMDKMLQCEIHMKPRPKNCCRSWLSKFPTRSKRIDVISRITFPLVFALFNLAYWSTYLFREEAEGE; translated from the exons GAATACTCCGTGCAGCTGACTTTTCGAGAACAGTGGCTGGACGAGCGGCTCAAGTTTAATGACTTCGGAG GTCGACTGAAATATCTCACGCTCACGGAGGCCAATCGAGTATGGATGCCGGATTTGTTTTTCTCCAACGAAAAGGATGGACATTTCCACAACATCATTATGCCTAATGTGTACATACGAATTTTTCCCTATGGCTCAGTTCTCTACAGTATAAG GATATCTCTGACGCTGTCTTGCCCGATGGACCTGAAACTCTACCCTCTTGATCGGCAAATATGTTCCCTACGAATGGCGAGCT ACGGATGGACGACGGACGATCTCGTATTTCTTTGGAAGGATGGCGACCCTGTCCAAGTCGTTAAAAATCTTCACCTACCCAGGTTCACGTTAGAGAAGTTTTTGACCGATTACTGCAACAGCAAAACGAACACCG GTGAATACAGCTGCTTGAAGGTGGATTTGTTGTTCAAACGAGAGTTCAGCTACTACTTGATACAGATCTACATCCCGTGCTGCATGCTGGTCATCGTTTCGTGGGTGTCCTTTTGGCTGGACCAGAGTGCCGTACCGGCCCGGGTGTCCCTGG GTGTAACGACGCTGCTGACCATGGCCACGCAGACTTCTGGAATAAACGCTTCGCTCCCACCCGTTTCTTACACAAAGGCGATCGATGTTTGGACGGGTGTTTGTCTCACGTTCGTCTTCGGTGCTCTGCTAGAGTTTGCTCTCGTTAATTACGCCTCTCGGAGCGATATGCACCGTGAGAatatgaagaagaaatttcggGAGATGGAATCAGCTTCTATCGATCCAGGGGCTGAGCCTGAACCCGACGGGGCAACCAATTTCGCAATG aagCCGTTGGTACGTCACGAAGGGGACGCGATATCGATGGATAAAATGTTACAGTGCGAAATACACATGAAACcgcggccaaaaaactgctgcaGGTCGTGGCTGTCCAAGTTCCCAACGAGGTCCAAGCGCATCGACGTCATATCCCGGATCACATTTCCTCTCGTGTTCGCTCTGTTCAACCTCGCGTACTGGTCAACGTACCTGTTCCGGGAAGAAGCGGAGGGCGAGTGA